One segment of Sphingomonas qomolangmaensis DNA contains the following:
- a CDS encoding acyl-CoA dehydrogenase C-terminal domain-containing protein — MPQYTPPVRDTRFILDHVVQLDKHANLPGFANATPDVVNAVLEEGGKFVAEVLFPVNLSGDQQGCTRHADGSVTTPDGFKEAYKQFVESGWATLAAPEEFGGQAMPHVVSTAFEEYMISANMAFAMYPGLTHGAIAALLAKGSQAQKELYVPKMVSGEWGGTMNLTEPQCGTDLGLIKTKAEPQADGSYSITGTKIFISSGEHDLTSNIIHLVLAKTPGAPDSSKGISLFVVPKVLVKEDGSLGARNAVTCGSIEHKMGIHANSTCVMNYDGATGWLVGDEMKGLAAMFIMMNAARLGVGLQGLGVAETAYQNAVAYAGDRRQGRALTGAAEPAEKADTLFVHPDVRRMLMEAKALTEGLRALCLWGALQVDLAHKAATEEERETADDLIGLLTPVIKGYGTDKGYDIATTAQQVYGGHGYIAEWGMEQYVRDARIAMIYEGTNGVQAMDLVGRKLAQKGGRAVQAFFKLVAGEIADAKAQDEATAQFAGRLEKALGDLQASTMWFMANGMQNPNHVGAGAHSYMHIMGIVATGLMWLRMVRAANALLAVGEGDAKFLGAKLVTARFYAERIMPDTGALRRKIEGGSDSIMALDPEMFLAA, encoded by the coding sequence ATGCCGCAATATACGCCGCCCGTGCGCGATACGCGCTTCATCCTCGATCACGTCGTCCAGCTCGACAAGCACGCGAACTTGCCGGGCTTCGCCAACGCGACCCCCGATGTGGTGAACGCCGTGCTCGAGGAAGGCGGCAAGTTCGTCGCCGAGGTGCTGTTCCCCGTGAACCTGTCGGGCGACCAGCAGGGCTGCACCCGCCACGCCGATGGCAGCGTGACCACCCCCGACGGCTTCAAGGAAGCGTATAAGCAGTTCGTCGAAAGCGGCTGGGCGACGCTGGCGGCGCCCGAGGAATTCGGCGGCCAGGCGATGCCGCACGTCGTGTCGACCGCGTTCGAGGAATATATGATCTCGGCCAACATGGCCTTCGCGATGTATCCGGGGCTGACCCACGGCGCGATCGCCGCTTTGCTCGCCAAGGGGTCGCAGGCGCAGAAGGAATTGTACGTCCCCAAGATGGTGTCGGGCGAATGGGGCGGCACGATGAACCTGACCGAGCCGCAATGCGGCACCGATCTGGGACTGATCAAGACCAAGGCCGAGCCGCAGGCCGACGGATCGTACAGCATCACCGGCACCAAGATCTTCATTTCGTCGGGCGAGCACGACCTGACCTCGAACATCATCCACCTGGTGCTCGCCAAGACGCCCGGCGCGCCCGACAGCTCGAAGGGGATCAGCCTGTTCGTGGTGCCCAAGGTCCTGGTCAAGGAAGACGGGTCGCTCGGCGCGCGCAACGCGGTCACCTGCGGATCGATCGAGCACAAGATGGGGATCCACGCCAATTCGACCTGCGTGATGAACTATGACGGCGCGACCGGCTGGCTGGTGGGCGACGAGATGAAGGGACTGGCGGCGATGTTCATCATGATGAACGCCGCGCGGCTGGGCGTCGGGCTGCAGGGGCTTGGCGTCGCCGAGACTGCGTACCAGAACGCGGTGGCCTATGCCGGCGACCGGCGGCAGGGACGCGCGCTCACCGGCGCCGCCGAGCCAGCCGAAAAGGCCGACACGTTGTTCGTCCATCCCGATGTCCGCCGGATGCTGATGGAAGCAAAGGCGCTGACCGAGGGTTTGCGCGCCTTGTGCCTGTGGGGCGCGCTCCAGGTCGACCTGGCGCACAAGGCCGCGACCGAGGAAGAGCGCGAGACGGCCGACGACCTGATCGGGCTGCTGACCCCGGTGATCAAGGGATATGGCACCGACAAGGGCTATGACATCGCGACCACCGCGCAGCAGGTCTATGGCGGCCATGGCTACATCGCCGAATGGGGGATGGAGCAATATGTCCGCGATGCGCGGATCGCGATGATCTACGAAGGCACCAACGGGGTGCAGGCGATGGACCTGGTCGGGCGCAAGCTGGCGCAAAAGGGCGGCCGCGCGGTGCAGGCGTTCTTCAAGCTGGTGGCGGGCGAGATCGCCGACGCCAAGGCGCAGGACGAAGCGACCGCGCAGTTCGCGGGGCGGCTCGAAAAGGCGCTGGGCGACCTGCAGGCATCGACGATGTGGTTCATGGCCAACGGCATGCAGAACCCCAACCATGTCGGCGCGGGTGCGCATTCGTACATGCATATCATGGGCATCGTCGCGACCGGCTTGATGTGGCTGCGGATGGTGCGCGCCGCCAACGCGCTGCTGGCGGTGGGCGAGGGCGATGCCAAGTTCCTGGGCGCCAAGCTGGTGACCGCGCGTTTCTATGCCGAGCGGATCATGCCCGACACCGGCGCGCTCCGCCGCAAGATCGAGGGCGGCAGCGATTCGATCATGGCGCTCGACCCGGAGATGTTCCTGGCGG
- a CDS encoding MerR family transcriptional regulator yields MTALAPIAPRQDLECFTISDLCAEFGVTARALRFYEDEGLIAPERRGMSRIYSHRDRARLAWILRGKRVGFSLGEIREMIDLYDVGDGRQVQRQVTIERCRARVATLEAQKHDIDEAIAELNAFLSVVDGQSAPKN; encoded by the coding sequence ATGACCGCGCTCGCGCCGATCGCGCCGCGCCAGGACCTCGAATGCTTCACGATCTCGGACCTGTGCGCCGAGTTCGGGGTCACCGCGCGCGCGCTGCGCTTCTACGAGGACGAAGGCCTGATCGCCCCCGAGCGGCGCGGCATGTCGCGCATCTATTCGCATCGCGATCGCGCGCGGCTGGCGTGGATCCTGCGCGGCAAGCGCGTCGGGTTCAGCCTGGGCGAGATCCGCGAGATGATCGACCTGTACGATGTCGGCGATGGCCGCCAGGTCCAGCGCCAGGTGACGATCGAGCGCTGCCGCGCGCGCGTCGCGACGCTGGAAGCGCAGAAGCACGACATCGACGAAGCGATCGCCGAACTCAACGCCTTCCTGTCCGTCGTCGACGGCCAGAGCGCGCCGAAGAACTGA
- the hisI gene encoding phosphoribosyl-AMP cyclohydrolase, producing the protein MDDRETGLTLAPRYDAAGLITAVATDAATGEVLMLAHMNAEALAATVASREATFWSRSRGRLWKKGESSGHVLRVCDIRIDCDQDAVWLIVEPAGPACHTGARSCFYRRVTAEGLEAVGDEVPGAA; encoded by the coding sequence ATGGACGATCGCGAAACCGGGCTGACGCTGGCCCCCCGATATGATGCTGCGGGACTCATCACCGCCGTCGCCACCGATGCCGCCACTGGCGAGGTGCTGATGCTCGCGCATATGAATGCCGAGGCGCTGGCGGCGACCGTCGCCAGCCGCGAGGCGACCTTCTGGTCGCGCAGCCGCGGGCGGCTCTGGAAGAAGGGCGAGAGCTCGGGGCATGTGCTGCGGGTGTGCGACATTCGGATCGACTGCGACCAGGACGCGGTGTGGTTGATCGTCGAGCCTGCGGGGCCGGCATGCCACACCGGCGCGCGCAGCTGCTTCTATCGGCGGGTGACCGCCGAGGGGCTCGAGGCGGTGGGCGATGAGGTGCCGGGGGCGGCGTGA